Proteins encoded within one genomic window of Blattabacterium cuenoti:
- a CDS encoding ribonuclease III family protein encodes MKKNDENDDSVLISKLKKILGFCPNNLKLLKKVFIHSFSTKKRNFDKKNYFFDFQRLEFLGDAVLNSIISHFLCERLPEKKEGELTQVRSKIVCRRNLNEISKKLTLTDIFLKKENTIISDNILGNILEALIGFIYLEIGYKGCKDFVYKKILHSHVNVAKLQKEIFSYKVWIIEWSQKNKFFINFNTFREEKGVSEKNKQIITYLSEFTVSKYGIKTKGRGPSKKKSEEIAAKKAYFLIQEKWKKKQLNNKNI; translated from the coding sequence ATGAAAAAAAATGATGAAAATGATGATTCTGTTTTAATTAGTAAATTAAAAAAAATATTGGGTTTTTGTCCTAATAATTTAAAATTGTTGAAAAAGGTATTTATTCATAGCTTTTCAACAAAAAAAAGAAATTTTGATAAAAAGAATTATTTTTTTGATTTTCAAAGATTAGAATTCTTGGGAGATGCTGTATTAAATTCCATTATTTCACATTTTTTATGTGAAAGACTTCCTGAAAAAAAAGAAGGGGAATTAACTCAAGTACGATCTAAAATCGTATGTAGAAGAAATTTAAATGAAATTTCTAAAAAATTAACTCTTACAGATATTTTTTTAAAAAAAGAAAATACAATTATATCAGATAATATATTAGGAAATATTCTTGAAGCTTTAATAGGATTCATTTATTTAGAAATAGGATACAAAGGTTGCAAAGATTTTGTATATAAAAAAATATTACATTCTCATGTTAATGTTGCAAAGTTGCAAAAGGAGATTTTTAGTTACAAAGTATGGATTATAGAATGGTCTCAAAAAAACAAATTTTTTATAAATTTTAACACTTTTAGAGAAGAAAAAGGAGTTTCAGAAAAAAATAAACAGATAATTACTTATCTGTCTGAATTTACCGTTTCTAAATATGGAATAAAAACTAAAGGAAGAGGTCCGTCAAAAAAAAAATCAGAAGAAATTGCAGCTAAAAAAGCCTATTTTTTAATTCAAGAAAAATGGAAAAAAAAACAACTTAATAATAAAAACATATGA
- the fabF gene encoding beta-ketoacyl-ACP synthase II translates to MGGIEELKRVVVTGIGSINPIGNNVEEYWISLIKGKSGAAPITYFDTKKYKTKFACELKNYDPSVFFSKKERRKLDPCAQYGILASEEAVKNSGINFSNEKKERIGVVWSSGIGGLLNLEKSISDYVNGGRYPRFSPFFIPKMLIDITAGFISMNYGLHGPNYATVSSCASSSNAIVDAYHLICLGKADIMVAGGSEAAITQSGVGGFNALHALSTRNEDYQTASRPFDKDRDGFVLGEGSGCLILEEYQHAKERGATIYAEIGGVGMSGDAYHITAPHPEGKGIVLAMTTAIQDAGIEYCEVDHINSHGTSTILGDLAEVRAIQEVFHDNIYNIDINSTKSMTGHLLGASGAIEAIASILPLTKKIIPPTINLFHLDEKIDPKISFTPNKAIKREVKISICNTFGFGGHNVCILFKKIDVI, encoded by the coding sequence AATTGGTTCTATTAATCCAATAGGAAATAATGTAGAAGAGTATTGGATATCCCTTATTAAGGGAAAAAGCGGAGCTGCTCCTATTACATATTTTGACACAAAAAAATATAAAACTAAATTTGCTTGTGAATTGAAAAATTATGATCCGAGTGTTTTTTTTAGTAAAAAAGAAAGAAGAAAATTAGATCCGTGTGCTCAATATGGGATTTTAGCTTCTGAAGAAGCTGTTAAAAATAGTGGAATAAATTTTTCTAATGAAAAAAAAGAACGGATAGGTGTTGTTTGGTCTTCTGGAATAGGAGGTCTTTTAAATTTAGAAAAATCTATTTCAGATTATGTTAACGGGGGAAGATATCCTAGATTTAGTCCATTTTTTATTCCTAAAATGCTCATAGATATTACAGCTGGATTTATTTCTATGAATTATGGTCTTCATGGACCTAATTATGCAACTGTATCTTCTTGTGCTTCATCATCTAATGCAATAGTAGATGCTTATCATTTAATCTGTTTGGGTAAGGCAGATATTATGGTTGCTGGTGGTTCCGAAGCAGCTATTACGCAAAGTGGAGTAGGAGGATTTAATGCTTTGCATGCATTATCTACTAGAAATGAAGATTATCAAACCGCTTCACGGCCTTTCGATAAGGATAGAGATGGATTTGTTTTAGGAGAAGGATCTGGATGTCTAATTCTTGAAGAATATCAACATGCTAAAGAAAGAGGAGCTACTATTTATGCAGAAATAGGAGGAGTAGGAATGTCTGGAGATGCTTATCATATCACGGCTCCTCATCCAGAAGGAAAAGGGATTGTTTTAGCAATGACAACAGCAATTCAAGATGCTGGAATTGAATATTGTGAAGTAGATCACATTAATTCTCATGGAACTTCTACTATTTTAGGAGATCTTGCTGAAGTGAGAGCAATTCAAGAAGTTTTTCATGATAATATATATAATATTGATATTAATTCTACAAAATCTATGACAGGACATTTATTAGGAGCATCAGGAGCAATAGAAGCAATAGCTTCTATTCTTCCTTTAACAAAAAAAATAATTCCGCCAACTATTAATTTATTTCATCTAGATGAGAAGATAGATCCAAAAATTAGTTTTACACCAAACAAAGCTATAAAAAGAGAAGTAAAAATTAGTATATGTAATACTTTTGGTTTTGGAGGACACAATGTTTGTATTTTATTTAAGAAAATAGATGTTATTTAA